The DNA sequence CCTCTGAACCAGCTATCTTCTGGTGTAGAAAATCCCATTTTATCCAGTCTATTATGTACAAGCTTGGGCAAAACCTCCTTCGTCGCATTACGAAGTATGTGCTTTGTAACCCCACGCTGTATCTTTTGAGAAGAAGGCAGGGAAAAAGCGAATTCCACTAACCTGTGATCCAGGAATGGAACTCTGGATTCTATGGAATGCGCCATGGAATTTCTATCGTCAAATCG is a window from the Calditrichota bacterium genome containing:
- a CDS encoding asparagine synthase, with product RFDDRNSMAHSIESRVPFLDHRLVEFAFSLPSSQKIQRGVTKHILRNATKEVLPKLVHNRLDKMGFSTPEDSWFRGELKAVITQILNSRSFASRPFFNADEAKQMFAIHCEGKRNISGYIWRWVNLELWLREFID